From a region of the Streptacidiphilus albus JL83 genome:
- a CDS encoding protein kinase domain-containing protein, producing MSEHGGGSGGGLPRTVGHGRYALRDLLGQGGMATVHLADDTVLDRPVAIKTMLGEMSREPAFRERFRREAQAVARLNHPNIVQVHDSGEDLNEDGVLVPFIVMEYVEGSTLSSVLRKDMAEQGAMATDRALRITGEVLAALAISHEQGLVHRDIKPANVMVTPRGVVKVMDFGIARAMQSGVTSMTQTGMVVGTPQYLSPEQALGKSVDARSDLYSVGCLLFELLTGRLPFESESALGMAYQHVQETPPAPSSFNAAVPQGVDALVARALRKDPAHRFPDADAMRLECERVAGGGAPTPLIVSEGPRVGPGVGGSGANAVFPQAQGMLGTPPPGPQQPYQGQHQQQPYQGQQQGRPYPNPAYTGQQPMQQPMPQPMPQPMQQRPPYQQPVQQRPPVQPTPPPYPRQGMPPTPPPYAARPGVQTPPPYAARPGVQTPPPYRPAPVPQQQRPPIRPNTPPPMAVRPAPVPPPSNGRSCGIAAIVIGVIVGVLVLLGLIAAVVAKNNADNPDSSGLGRPAAVATVTGTAQSPASFAEPRTLD from the coding sequence ATGAGTGAGCACGGCGGCGGGAGCGGGGGCGGTTTGCCCCGGACGGTGGGCCACGGCCGGTACGCACTGCGCGACCTGCTCGGACAGGGCGGGATGGCGACGGTCCACCTCGCCGACGACACCGTGCTCGACCGCCCGGTGGCGATCAAGACCATGCTCGGCGAGATGAGCCGGGAGCCCGCCTTCCGCGAGCGCTTCCGCCGCGAGGCTCAGGCCGTGGCGCGGCTGAACCATCCCAATATCGTGCAGGTGCACGACAGCGGCGAGGACCTGAACGAGGACGGGGTGCTCGTCCCCTTCATCGTGATGGAGTACGTCGAGGGCTCGACCCTGAGCTCGGTACTGCGCAAGGACATGGCCGAGCAGGGCGCGATGGCCACCGACCGGGCGCTGCGGATCACCGGCGAGGTGCTGGCCGCGCTGGCGATCTCGCACGAGCAGGGCCTGGTGCACCGCGACATCAAGCCGGCCAACGTCATGGTCACGCCGCGCGGCGTGGTCAAGGTGATGGACTTCGGCATCGCCCGCGCCATGCAGTCCGGTGTCACCTCGATGACGCAGACCGGCATGGTCGTCGGCACGCCGCAGTACCTCTCCCCCGAACAGGCCCTGGGCAAGTCCGTGGACGCCCGCTCGGACCTCTACTCGGTCGGCTGCCTGCTGTTCGAACTGCTCACCGGGCGGCTGCCGTTCGAGTCCGAGTCGGCCCTGGGCATGGCGTACCAGCACGTCCAGGAGACGCCCCCGGCCCCGTCCAGCTTCAACGCGGCCGTGCCCCAGGGCGTCGACGCCCTGGTCGCCCGCGCCCTGCGGAAGGACCCGGCCCACCGCTTCCCCGACGCCGACGCGATGCGGCTGGAGTGCGAGCGGGTCGCCGGCGGCGGGGCGCCCACCCCGCTGATCGTCTCCGAGGGCCCGCGGGTCGGCCCCGGAGTCGGCGGCTCGGGTGCGAACGCGGTGTTCCCGCAGGCCCAGGGCATGCTGGGGACTCCGCCGCCCGGCCCCCAGCAGCCCTACCAGGGCCAGCACCAGCAGCAGCCCTACCAGGGACAGCAGCAGGGCCGGCCCTACCCCAACCCGGCCTACACCGGTCAGCAGCCGATGCAGCAACCGATGCCGCAACCGATGCCGCAACCGATGCAGCAGCGGCCGCCGTACCAGCAGCCGGTGCAGCAGCGGCCCCCGGTCCAGCCGACCCCGCCGCCGTACCCGCGCCAGGGCATGCCGCCGACGCCGCCGCCGTACGCCGCCCGGCCCGGCGTGCAGACCCCGCCGCCGTACGCCGCCCGGCCCGGGGTGCAGACGCCGCCGCCCTACCGGCCCGCCCCGGTGCCGCAGCAGCAGCGTCCGCCGATACGTCCGAACACCCCGCCGCCGATGGCGGTGCGACCGGCGCCGGTGCCGCCGCCGTCCAACGGCCGGAGCTGCGGGATCGCCGCGATCGTCATCGGCGTGATCGTGGGCGTACTGGTGCTGCTGGGTCTGATCGCCGCCGTGGTGGCCAAGAACAACGCGGACAATCCCGACTCCAGCGGCCTCGGCCGACCGGCCGCGGTCGCCACCGTCACCGGAACGGCCCAGAGCCCGGCGAGCTTCGCGGAGCCCCGCACTCTGGACTGA
- a CDS encoding protein kinase domain-containing protein yields the protein MADNEHAGGADGTEPQRDSAAPFSGENDENAVTEATPVQDGRPAPDPGHPQTWVEQPSAQPAPVPQEGRITSTSGLSVFGEGRYQLTRRLGRGGMAEVFAAHDIRLGRTVAVKVLRPDLAEDAIARMRFTREAHAVASLNHHAVVAVYDTGEEAHDGESVPYIVMELVEGHTVRELLQSEEPPPVDQALIISAGILEALAYSHRHGIVHRDIKPANVIITNTGAVKVMDFGIARALTGASSTMTQTGMVMGTPQYLSPEQALGKPVDHRSDLYATGCMLYELLTLRPPFTGDTPLSVVYQHVQDPPVPPSQANGRVPAVLDALVLRSLAKDPDDRFQSADEMRAHVQHALRTMHQGTAMTEVLPAAAAGAADGMAATRIGDPNALTTAMGQVGNGNPVTPVMGTPQAPAGPNGPGSPRPPVYDDRYDDDHDDRNSRRAIFAVIAVLVAIAAITIGVALAMNKNHGGTPTPADSSTATTSPTNTLPPTESSTPSDTASTTPDASPTPSDSYTPSWPPSPPPSASTTPSASTTPSASSTPSDTGSATPTGSSSATGNPSGTATASSTAKAAGNGGVDGTT from the coding sequence ATGGCAGACAACGAGCACGCCGGTGGCGCTGACGGCACGGAGCCGCAGCGCGACTCCGCCGCCCCCTTCAGTGGCGAGAACGACGAGAACGCGGTAACGGAGGCGACCCCCGTCCAGGACGGCCGCCCCGCGCCGGATCCGGGCCACCCGCAGACCTGGGTCGAGCAGCCGTCCGCCCAGCCCGCCCCGGTGCCCCAGGAAGGTCGGATCACCTCGACCAGCGGGCTGAGCGTCTTCGGCGAGGGCCGCTACCAGCTCACCCGCCGGCTCGGCCGGGGCGGCATGGCCGAGGTCTTCGCCGCCCACGACATCCGGCTCGGCCGGACCGTCGCGGTCAAGGTGCTCCGCCCCGACCTGGCCGAGGACGCCATCGCCCGGATGCGGTTCACCCGCGAGGCGCACGCCGTCGCCTCGCTGAACCACCACGCCGTCGTCGCCGTGTACGACACCGGCGAGGAGGCCCACGACGGGGAGTCCGTCCCCTACATCGTGATGGAGCTGGTCGAGGGCCACACCGTCCGCGAGCTGCTGCAGAGCGAGGAGCCGCCGCCGGTCGACCAGGCGCTGATCATCTCGGCCGGGATCCTGGAGGCACTGGCGTACAGCCACCGCCACGGCATCGTGCACCGGGACATCAAGCCCGCCAACGTGATCATCACCAACACCGGCGCGGTCAAGGTGATGGACTTCGGCATCGCCCGCGCCCTCACCGGCGCGAGCAGCACCATGACCCAGACCGGCATGGTCATGGGGACGCCGCAGTACCTCTCGCCCGAGCAGGCGCTGGGCAAGCCGGTCGACCACCGCTCCGACCTCTACGCCACCGGCTGCATGCTCTACGAGCTGCTGACGCTGCGCCCGCCGTTCACCGGCGACACCCCGCTCTCGGTGGTCTACCAGCATGTCCAGGACCCCCCGGTGCCGCCCTCGCAGGCCAACGGCCGGGTGCCGGCGGTGCTGGACGCGCTGGTGCTGCGCTCGCTGGCGAAGGACCCGGACGACCGCTTCCAGAGCGCCGACGAGATGCGCGCCCACGTCCAGCACGCGCTGCGCACCATGCACCAGGGCACCGCCATGACCGAGGTGCTGCCCGCCGCGGCGGCCGGTGCGGCGGACGGGATGGCGGCGACCCGGATCGGCGACCCCAACGCGCTCACCACCGCGATGGGACAGGTCGGCAACGGCAACCCGGTCACCCCGGTGATGGGGACCCCGCAGGCGCCGGCCGGGCCCAACGGGCCCGGAAGCCCCCGTCCCCCGGTCTACGACGACCGGTACGACGACGACCACGACGACCGCAACAGCCGTCGGGCGATCTTCGCGGTGATCGCGGTGCTGGTCGCCATCGCGGCGATCACCATCGGGGTGGCGCTGGCGATGAACAAGAACCACGGCGGCACGCCCACGCCGGCGGACAGCTCCACCGCCACCACCTCCCCGACGAACACCCTGCCGCCGACCGAGTCCAGCACCCCCTCGGACACCGCCTCGACCACGCCGGACGCCTCGCCGACCCCCTCCGACAGCTACACGCCCAGCTGGCCGCCGTCGCCGCCGCCCTCCGCCTCGACGACGCCGAGCGCCTCGACGACGCCGAGCGCCAGCAGCACCCCCTCGGACACCGGTTCGGCCACCCCGACCGGCAGCAGCAGCGCCACCGGCAACCCCAGCGGCACCGCCACCGCCTCGTCCACCGCCAAGGCGGCCGGCAACGGCGGGGTGGACGGCACCACCTGA
- a CDS encoding phosphotransferase enzyme family protein, giving the protein MTQDRAVQDRTAVEPAADTVHGIPVAAVLRHYQDIDAQAAERVSQGLLNRGVRLTGPGGGYFLKQYLDDAGHSSSGAILDQHRAMAGLRDLGLPAVPPLAAADGRTCVLRRGRRYALFPWVEGEHRSGRSLDHRQCAALGALLGRLHRALDRLHPPFEQPPPTAGVDPADTDRTISTLLSLARLRVPQQPLDELARRRLRERRELLAAHAHRRPAARTAPPTGWVHGDFHPLNLLYRGEGRAAEPVAVLDWDRLGLRPRTEEAVRAATLFFHHPETGVLDLSRVRHYARAYRAESGSTPEQLAAGVHRVWWERLNDFWMLRWRYQRRDLRADPLFPAAAAQIVWWCAEYEQVLDACAN; this is encoded by the coding sequence GTGACACAGGATCGGGCCGTGCAGGACCGGACCGCGGTGGAGCCGGCGGCGGACACGGTGCACGGGATCCCGGTCGCGGCGGTACTGCGGCACTACCAGGACATCGACGCACAGGCGGCCGAACGGGTGAGCCAGGGGCTGCTCAACCGGGGGGTGCGGCTCACCGGCCCCGGGGGCGGCTACTTCCTCAAGCAGTACCTCGACGACGCCGGGCACTCCTCCAGCGGCGCCATCCTCGACCAGCACCGGGCGATGGCCGGGCTGCGCGACCTCGGCCTGCCCGCCGTGCCGCCGCTGGCCGCCGCGGACGGGCGGACCTGCGTCCTCCGGCGCGGACGCCGCTACGCGCTCTTCCCGTGGGTCGAGGGCGAGCACCGCAGCGGGCGGTCGCTGGACCACCGGCAGTGCGCCGCACTGGGCGCCCTGCTCGGGCGGCTGCACCGCGCGCTCGACCGGCTCCACCCGCCGTTCGAGCAGCCGCCGCCGACGGCCGGGGTCGATCCCGCCGACACCGACCGGACCATCAGCACCCTGCTCTCGCTGGCCCGGTTACGGGTCCCGCAGCAGCCCCTGGACGAGCTGGCCCGGCGTCGGCTGCGGGAGCGCCGGGAACTGCTCGCCGCCCACGCCCACCGCCGGCCCGCCGCGCGGACCGCTCCGCCCACGGGCTGGGTGCACGGGGACTTCCATCCGCTGAACCTGCTGTACCGGGGCGAGGGGCGGGCGGCGGAGCCGGTCGCGGTGCTGGACTGGGACCGGCTCGGGCTCCGGCCCCGCACCGAGGAGGCGGTCCGCGCGGCCACGCTCTTCTTCCACCACCCGGAGACCGGGGTGCTCGACCTGTCCCGGGTGCGCCACTACGCCCGCGCCTACCGCGCGGAGTCGGGCAGCACCCCGGAGCAGCTGGCGGCCGGCGTGCACCGGGTCTGGTGGGAGCGGCTCAACGACTTCTGGATGCTGCGCTGGCGCTACCAGCGCCGGGACCTGCGGGCCGACCCGCTGTTCCCGGCCGCGGCGGCGCAGATCGTCTGGTGGTGCGCCGAGTACGAACAGGTGCTGGACGCCTGCGCGAACTGA
- a CDS encoding response regulator — translation MTHSGQIRVFLVDDHEVVRRGVHEMLSVEDDIEVVGEAGTAAEALVRIPAARPDVALLDVRLPDGSGVEVCREVRVRDPGIKCLMLTSYSDDEALFDAIMAGASGYVLKAIRGLDLVSAVRDVAAGKSLLDPVATGRVLARLREGGAPEEDERLSGLTPQERRILELIGEGMTNRQIGNELHLAEKTIKNYVSGLLAKLHMERRTQAAAYVTRLQLGRR, via the coding sequence ATGACGCACAGCGGACAGATCAGGGTGTTCCTGGTGGACGACCATGAGGTGGTCCGCCGGGGAGTCCACGAGATGCTCTCCGTCGAGGACGACATCGAGGTCGTCGGCGAGGCCGGGACCGCCGCCGAGGCACTGGTCCGGATCCCCGCCGCCCGCCCGGACGTGGCGCTGCTGGACGTCCGGCTGCCGGACGGCAGCGGCGTCGAGGTCTGCCGCGAGGTCCGGGTCCGGGATCCCGGCATCAAGTGCCTGATGCTGACCTCCTACTCCGACGACGAGGCGCTGTTCGACGCGATCATGGCGGGCGCCTCCGGCTACGTGCTGAAGGCCATCCGCGGCCTCGACCTGGTGTCCGCGGTTCGCGACGTCGCGGCCGGGAAGTCGCTGCTGGACCCGGTCGCGACCGGCCGGGTGCTGGCCCGGCTGCGGGAGGGCGGCGCGCCGGAGGAGGACGAGCGGCTGTCCGGGCTGACCCCGCAGGAGCGGCGGATCCTGGAGCTGATCGGCGAGGGGATGACCAACCGGCAGATCGGCAACGAGCTGCACCTGGCCGAGAAGACCATCAAGAACTACGTCTCCGGGCTGCTGGCCAAGCTCCACATGGAGCGCCGCACCCAGGCCGCGGCCTATGTGACCAGGCTCCAGCTCGGCCGACGCTGA
- the pdhA gene encoding pyruvate dehydrogenase (acetyl-transferring) E1 component subunit alpha, with amino-acid sequence MTVKSTVGAPTAAPGHHGTAAEAGPPDLVQLLTPEGERVEHPQFSVETTPEELRSIYRDLVLVRRFDGEATSLQRQGELGLWASLLGQEAAQVGSGRAMRPGDYAFPTYREHGVAWCKGVDPLNLLGMFRGVNHGGWDPNEKNFHLYTIVIGSQTLHATGYAMGITKDSSDDAVIAYFGDGASSQGDVAEAFTFASVYNAPVVFFCQNNQWAISEPTEKQTRVPLYQRASGYGFPGVRVDGNDVLACLAVTRWALDRARNGEGPTLVEAFTYRMGAHTTSDDPTRYRIADELESWRLKDPIERVKAYLLREGWADAEFLDSVEAESEQLARRVREGVRTMPDPDPSSIFEHVYAEGHAQVDEEREAYLAYAASFERDDVEGEDN; translated from the coding sequence GTGACCGTCAAGAGCACGGTGGGGGCGCCGACGGCTGCCCCCGGCCACCACGGCACCGCCGCCGAGGCCGGACCCCCGGACCTCGTCCAGCTGCTCACCCCCGAGGGTGAGCGGGTCGAGCATCCGCAGTTCTCCGTGGAGACCACTCCGGAGGAACTGCGCTCGATCTATCGCGACCTGGTCCTGGTACGGCGCTTCGACGGCGAGGCCACCTCGCTGCAGCGCCAGGGCGAGCTGGGGCTGTGGGCCTCACTGCTGGGCCAGGAGGCCGCGCAGGTCGGCTCGGGCCGGGCGATGCGGCCGGGCGACTACGCCTTCCCGACCTACCGGGAGCACGGCGTGGCCTGGTGCAAGGGCGTCGACCCGCTGAACCTGCTGGGGATGTTCCGCGGGGTGAACCACGGCGGCTGGGACCCGAACGAGAAGAACTTCCACCTGTACACCATCGTCATCGGCTCGCAGACGCTGCACGCGACCGGCTACGCGATGGGCATCACCAAGGACAGCTCGGACGACGCGGTGATCGCCTACTTCGGCGACGGCGCCTCCAGCCAGGGCGACGTGGCCGAGGCCTTCACCTTCGCCTCGGTCTACAACGCGCCGGTGGTCTTCTTCTGTCAGAACAACCAGTGGGCGATCTCCGAGCCGACCGAGAAGCAGACCCGGGTGCCGCTGTACCAGCGCGCCTCGGGCTACGGCTTCCCCGGCGTCCGGGTCGACGGCAACGACGTCCTGGCCTGTCTGGCGGTCACCCGCTGGGCCCTGGACCGGGCCCGCAACGGCGAGGGCCCGACCCTGGTCGAGGCGTTCACCTACCGGATGGGCGCGCACACCACCTCGGACGACCCGACCCGCTACCGGATCGCGGACGAGCTGGAGTCCTGGCGGCTCAAGGACCCGATCGAGCGGGTCAAGGCGTACCTGCTGCGCGAGGGCTGGGCCGACGCCGAGTTCCTGGACTCGGTCGAGGCCGAGAGCGAGCAGCTGGCCCGCCGGGTCCGCGAGGGCGTCCGCACCATGCCGGACCCGGACCCGTCGTCGATCTTCGAGCATGTCTACGCTGAGGGCCACGCGCAGGTGGACGAGGAGCGCGAGGCCTACCTCGCCTACGCGGCCTCCTTCGAGCGCGACGACGTCGAGGGGGAGGACAACTGA
- a CDS encoding alpha-ketoacid dehydrogenase subunit beta: protein MAVDQAFNKPSTMVKALNEALRRSLDEDPKTLVMGEDVGRLGGVFRVTDGLHKDFGESRVIDTPLAESGIVGTAIGLALRGYRPVVEIQFDGFVYPAFDQIVTQLAKMHARALGHIKLPVTIRIPWAGGIGAVEHHSESHEAYFAHTAGLKVVAPSNPVDAYWMLRQSIASDDPVIFLEPKRRYWDKALLDPDGTAELGLHQARIVRPGRDLTLLAYGPMVKVCLEAAEAAAEDGQRLEVVDLRSLSPVDFDTLAESVTRTGRAVVVHEAPVFMGMGAELAARITERCFYSLEAPVLRVGGYFAPYPPSRVEDAFLPDLDRVLDAVDRALAF, encoded by the coding sequence ATGGCTGTCGACCAGGCCTTCAACAAGCCGAGCACCATGGTCAAGGCGCTCAACGAGGCGCTCCGCCGCTCCCTGGACGAGGACCCCAAGACCCTGGTCATGGGCGAGGACGTGGGCCGGCTGGGCGGTGTCTTCCGGGTCACCGACGGGCTGCACAAGGACTTCGGCGAGAGCCGGGTGATCGACACCCCGCTGGCCGAGTCCGGCATCGTCGGCACCGCGATCGGCCTGGCGCTGCGCGGCTACCGGCCGGTGGTGGAGATCCAGTTCGACGGGTTCGTCTACCCGGCGTTCGACCAGATCGTCACCCAGCTGGCGAAGATGCACGCCCGCGCCCTGGGCCACATCAAGCTCCCGGTGACCATCCGGATCCCGTGGGCCGGCGGCATCGGCGCGGTCGAGCACCACAGCGAGTCGCACGAGGCGTACTTCGCCCACACCGCCGGCCTCAAGGTGGTCGCGCCCTCCAACCCGGTGGACGCCTACTGGATGCTGCGGCAGTCGATCGCCTCGGACGACCCGGTGATCTTCCTGGAGCCCAAGCGGCGCTACTGGGACAAGGCCCTGCTCGACCCGGACGGCACCGCCGAGCTGGGGCTGCACCAGGCCAGGATCGTCCGTCCGGGCCGCGACCTGACGCTGCTGGCCTACGGCCCGATGGTGAAGGTCTGCCTGGAGGCCGCCGAGGCGGCGGCCGAGGACGGCCAGCGCCTGGAGGTCGTGGACCTGCGCTCGCTCTCCCCGGTCGACTTCGACACCCTGGCCGAGTCGGTCACCCGCACCGGCCGGGCCGTGGTCGTGCACGAGGCGCCGGTCTTCATGGGCATGGGCGCCGAGCTCGCGGCCCGGATCACCGAGCGCTGCTTCTACTCGCTGGAGGCGCCGGTCCTGCGCGTCGGCGGCTACTTCGCCCCCTACCCGCCCTCCCGGGTGGAGGACGCCTTCCTGCCCGATCTCGACCGGGTGCTCGACGCTGTCGACCGCGCCCTGGCCTTCTGA
- a CDS encoding M64 family metallopeptidase, which yields MAFLSPRPTVLSAVLALAALVALAPARPVAAVAPTGVLDSRPLVSNGDPAHRITLVLLGDGYTAAELPAYRAEATSAWRALTAIEPFRTYQRFFDVQRVDLASPASGLRSGSPLGMHFGCEGVDRMLCADDGAVARYAGPAAGSRCLLALGNTTRYGGEGGGGLATLAAGSPEAARILQHEMGHAIGGLGDEYDAAPPDAGPPNLAAQDADGMRRERVKWWRWLGAPDPSGGPVGAYRSGNGLYRPTRDSVMRTLGGVYNLPSREALIEALYRQVRPIDRSTPDTDAVAVGAPLQVFPIPLVGARQLAVVWTVDGRPAPARAVSGDRLDTSRLGLGPGDLAQVEATVEDTTPWLRDEDFRRVRMTERVDWTVGDRAADRTAHQLP from the coding sequence GTGGCTTTTCTGTCCCCCCGTCCGACCGTCCTCTCCGCGGTGCTCGCGCTGGCCGCGCTGGTGGCGCTGGCGCCCGCCCGACCGGTGGCCGCCGTCGCCCCGACCGGCGTCCTGGACAGCCGGCCGCTGGTCTCCAACGGCGATCCCGCGCACCGGATCACCCTGGTCCTGCTCGGCGACGGTTACACCGCGGCCGAGCTGCCCGCGTACCGCGCCGAGGCGACGTCCGCCTGGCGGGCGCTGACCGCGATCGAGCCGTTCCGCACCTACCAGCGGTTCTTCGACGTCCAGCGGGTGGACCTGGCCTCCCCCGCCTCCGGGCTGCGCTCCGGCTCGCCGCTGGGGATGCACTTCGGCTGCGAGGGCGTCGACCGGATGCTCTGCGCGGACGACGGCGCGGTCGCCCGCTACGCCGGTCCGGCCGCCGGCAGCCGCTGCCTGCTGGCGCTCGGCAACACCACCCGCTACGGCGGTGAGGGCGGCGGCGGGCTGGCGACCCTGGCGGCCGGCTCGCCGGAGGCGGCCAGGATCCTCCAGCACGAGATGGGCCACGCCATCGGCGGCCTCGGCGACGAGTACGACGCGGCCCCGCCCGACGCCGGCCCGCCCAACCTGGCCGCGCAGGACGCGGACGGCATGCGCCGCGAGCGGGTGAAGTGGTGGCGCTGGCTCGGTGCGCCGGATCCCAGCGGCGGGCCGGTGGGGGCGTACCGCAGCGGCAACGGGCTCTACCGCCCGACCCGCGACTCGGTCATGCGGACGCTCGGCGGGGTCTACAACCTGCCCAGCCGGGAGGCCCTGATCGAGGCGCTGTACCGGCAGGTCAGGCCGATCGACCGGAGCACCCCGGACACCGACGCGGTCGCCGTCGGCGCCCCGCTGCAGGTCTTCCCGATCCCGCTGGTGGGCGCGCGGCAGCTGGCCGTGGTCTGGACGGTCGACGGCCGCCCGGCACCCGCCCGGGCCGTGTCCGGCGACCGGCTCGACACCTCCCGGCTCGGGCTGGGGCCGGGTGACCTGGCCCAGGTCGAGGCCACCGTCGAGGACACCACGCCCTGGCTGCGGGACGAGGATTTCCGCCGGGTACGGATGACCGAGCGGGTCGACTGGACCGTCGGCGACCGGGCCGCGGACCGGACGGCCCACCAACTCCCGTAG
- a CDS encoding trypsin-like serine peptidase: MRRARTAIWSAVTAIGLTGALAVGLSPSARALVLPPTPAAGSGSAPASPTPAAAPVAGADSIGSAPVVARVAAVAAPTADGRTGAASTAGSQAALQQFWTPARLAAATATLPGVTGSGDTKVAAAGAAPRTGTRAMAVRFASATTTTLKQAYFGSSPTIGILVYADKNMKTHFCTASVVQSPTKNLILTAAHCRPGSWVAYIPDYVSGAAVQPYGIWAVKTVYTDSHYAATGSGTDYDYAFAKVAPDSKGRLLQNVTNGNVLTRTPSYNNWAGLTGYPEVASASADKSVTCWNHTSKLPGYAQMQLLCGGFYSGTSGSPWLININSRTHLGQVVGVIGGLNYGGANNWTNNSPMFGNNVFSLYAYAVKH; the protein is encoded by the coding sequence ATGCGACGCGCTCGGACAGCCATCTGGTCCGCGGTCACCGCCATCGGTCTGACCGGGGCACTGGCCGTCGGCCTCTCCCCGTCCGCGCGGGCGCTGGTGCTGCCGCCCACGCCCGCCGCCGGGTCCGGCTCCGCTCCCGCCTCGCCGACGCCGGCCGCCGCCCCGGTGGCCGGGGCGGACTCGATCGGCTCCGCACCGGTCGTCGCCCGGGTCGCCGCCGTCGCCGCCCCGACCGCGGACGGCAGGACCGGTGCGGCCAGTACGGCCGGCAGCCAGGCGGCCCTCCAGCAGTTCTGGACCCCGGCCCGGCTGGCCGCGGCCACCGCCACCCTGCCGGGGGTGACCGGCAGCGGCGACACCAAGGTGGCCGCCGCGGGCGCGGCCCCGCGCACCGGCACGCGCGCCATGGCGGTCAGGTTCGCCTCGGCGACCACCACCACGCTCAAGCAGGCGTACTTCGGCTCCAGCCCGACCATCGGCATCCTGGTCTACGCCGACAAGAACATGAAGACCCACTTCTGCACCGCCTCGGTGGTGCAGAGCCCAACCAAGAACCTGATCCTGACGGCGGCCCACTGCCGCCCGGGGTCCTGGGTCGCCTACATACCCGACTACGTCTCCGGCGCGGCCGTCCAGCCCTACGGCATCTGGGCGGTGAAGACCGTCTACACCGACAGCCACTACGCGGCCACCGGCAGCGGGACCGACTACGACTACGCCTTCGCCAAGGTCGCCCCGGACAGCAAGGGCCGGCTGCTGCAGAACGTGACCAACGGCAACGTCCTGACCCGGACCCCGAGCTACAACAACTGGGCCGGCCTGACCGGGTACCCCGAGGTCGCCTCCGCCTCCGCCGACAAGTCGGTGACCTGCTGGAACCACACCAGCAAGCTGCCCGGCTACGCCCAGATGCAGCTCCTCTGCGGCGGCTTCTACTCGGGCACCTCGGGCAGCCCGTGGCTGATCAACATCAACAGCAGGACCCACCTCGGGCAGGTGGTCGGCGTGATCGGCGGGCTCAACTACGGCGGCGCCAACAACTGGACCAACAACAGCCCGATGTTCGGCAACAACGTCTTCTCGCTCTACGCCTACGCCGTCAAGCACTGA